A window of the Streptomyces griseochromogenes genome harbors these coding sequences:
- a CDS encoding SAM-dependent methyltransferase, with amino-acid sequence MTGSESAPTTVDTGRPHPARVYDWWLGGKDNYPVDEELARKILAADGTAVRGARANRRFMHRAVRTAAEAGVRQFLDIGTGIPTEPNLHQVAQAAAAESRVVYADNDPVVLRHAEALLHGSAEGGSRYVHADVRDPGTILERAAQTLDFERPVALSLVALTHYLNDAADADDVYGLLARYVERLAPGSFLILSQVTQDLSPDGVARATELFRRSGTPFHPRTLPEFRRFFDGLELLGPGVIPVHGWRPEPEDVAAQAEGVVPVYAGVARKP; translated from the coding sequence ATGACCGGATCCGAGTCCGCGCCCACCACGGTCGACACCGGCAGGCCGCATCCCGCGCGGGTGTACGACTGGTGGCTGGGCGGCAAGGACAACTACCCGGTGGACGAGGAACTGGCCCGGAAGATCCTGGCCGCCGACGGCACGGCGGTGCGCGGGGCGCGCGCCAACCGACGGTTCATGCACCGGGCCGTGCGTACGGCCGCCGAGGCCGGGGTGCGCCAGTTCCTGGACATCGGCACGGGCATCCCCACCGAGCCCAATCTGCACCAGGTGGCGCAGGCCGCGGCGGCGGAGTCCCGGGTGGTGTACGCGGACAACGACCCGGTCGTGCTGCGGCACGCCGAGGCGCTGCTGCACGGCTCGGCGGAGGGCGGCTCGCGGTACGTCCACGCCGACGTCCGTGACCCCGGCACCATCCTGGAGCGGGCCGCGCAGACCCTCGACTTCGAGCGGCCCGTCGCACTGTCCCTGGTGGCACTGACCCACTACCTGAACGACGCGGCCGACGCCGACGACGTGTACGGCCTCCTCGCGCGCTACGTCGAGCGGCTCGCCCCGGGCAGCTTCCTGATCCTGTCCCAGGTCACGCAGGACCTGAGCCCGGACGGTGTGGCGCGGGCCACGGAGCTGTTCCGCCGCAGCGGCACGCCCTTCCACCCCCGGACGCTGCCCGAGTTCCGGCGGTTCTTCGACGGTCTGGAGCTCCTCGGTCCGGGGGTGATCCCCGTGCACGGGTGGCGTCCGGAGCCCGAGGACGTGGCGGCGCAGGCGGAGGGTGTCGTCCCCGTGTACGCCGGGGTGGCGCGCAAGCCCTGA
- a CDS encoding helix-turn-helix domain-containing protein, which produces MSERRAAPTVGQVVLGKRLQELREAAGLSREEAARVLRVAPATVRRMEMAEVALKIPYVQVLLSTYGVAEEESAAFVRLAEEANQPGWWQRFHDVLPDWFSLYVSLEGAARIIRSYEPHFVPGLLQTEAYARAVMEAGTIGQTGPETVERHVSLRMERQRLLEGDEPPHLWVIMDETVLRRPVSIRPEVMRDQLDRLLEYAARDRVTLQLAEFAAGPHPGTYAPFTLFRFAEPELPDMVFTEYLTGALYLDSRREVAAHLEVLDHMTARAASAQRTEKLLREYRESL; this is translated from the coding sequence GTGAGTGAGCGGCGGGCTGCGCCCACCGTGGGCCAGGTGGTGCTCGGCAAGCGATTGCAGGAGCTGCGGGAGGCGGCCGGGCTCAGCCGTGAGGAGGCCGCCCGGGTACTGAGGGTGGCGCCCGCGACCGTACGGCGGATGGAGATGGCCGAGGTCGCGCTGAAGATCCCGTACGTCCAGGTGCTGCTGTCCACCTACGGGGTGGCCGAGGAGGAGTCGGCCGCGTTCGTGCGGCTGGCCGAGGAGGCGAACCAGCCCGGCTGGTGGCAGCGGTTCCACGATGTGCTGCCCGACTGGTTCAGCCTGTACGTGAGCCTGGAGGGCGCCGCCCGGATCATCCGCTCCTACGAGCCGCACTTCGTGCCCGGTCTGCTGCAGACCGAGGCGTACGCCCGCGCGGTGATGGAGGCCGGGACGATAGGGCAGACCGGTCCGGAGACGGTCGAGCGGCATGTGTCGCTGCGCATGGAGCGGCAGCGGCTGCTGGAGGGGGACGAACCGCCCCACCTGTGGGTGATCATGGACGAGACGGTGCTGAGGCGCCCGGTGAGCATCCGGCCCGAGGTGATGCGCGACCAGCTGGACCGGCTGCTGGAGTACGCCGCCCGGGACCGGGTCACCCTGCAGCTCGCCGAGTTCGCGGCCGGCCCGCACCCGGGGACGTACGCGCCGTTCACGCTGTTCCGGTTCGCCGAGCCGGAGCTGCCGGACATGGTGTTCACCGAGTATCTGACCGGCGCGCTCTACCTGGACTCCCGCCGTGAGGTCGCCGCGCATCTGGAGGTGCTCGACCACATGACGGCACGGGCCGCCTCCGCCCAGCGCACCGAGAAGCTGCTGCGGGAGTACCGCGAGTCCCTCTGA
- a CDS encoding helix-turn-helix domain-containing protein, translating to MTIVATGPTATATAPADKTGRTDRNDKGGAGPLLRAWRERRRISQLELALRADSSARHISFIETGRSRPSEEMVLRLAEHLDVPVRERNPLLVAAGYAPRYPETPLDDPALDILREGMERLIQAYEPYPALVVDAGYTVVAANRGIAMLLEGVPEKLMTPAPNAMRLTLHPEGLAPRIRNLREWRGHLLAQMERQLALHRSEPLRALYEEVAAYPVPADAPGEEPAQPVPYFALPMVIEHDGRTLSFVSSISTFNTPMDVTVAELAIETFLPADPATTKYLHTLAG from the coding sequence ATGACCATTGTCGCGACCGGCCCCACAGCAACCGCCACCGCCCCCGCGGACAAGACCGGCAGGACGGACAGGAACGACAAGGGCGGCGCAGGCCCGCTGTTGCGCGCCTGGCGGGAGCGGCGCAGGATCTCGCAGCTGGAACTGGCGCTGCGCGCCGACTCCTCCGCGCGGCACATCAGCTTCATCGAGACCGGCCGTTCCCGGCCCAGCGAGGAGATGGTGCTGCGGCTGGCCGAGCACCTGGACGTGCCCGTGCGCGAGCGCAACCCCCTGCTGGTGGCGGCCGGTTACGCCCCGCGCTATCCGGAGACCCCGCTGGACGACCCGGCGCTGGACATCCTGCGCGAGGGCATGGAGCGCCTCATCCAGGCGTACGAGCCCTACCCGGCGCTGGTGGTCGACGCCGGGTACACGGTCGTCGCCGCCAACCGCGGCATCGCCATGCTGCTGGAGGGCGTACCGGAGAAGCTGATGACGCCGGCGCCGAACGCGATGCGGCTCACCCTGCACCCGGAGGGTCTCGCGCCGCGCATCCGCAATCTGCGCGAGTGGCGCGGGCATCTACTGGCGCAGATGGAGCGGCAGCTCGCCCTGCACCGCTCGGAGCCGCTGCGCGCCCTGTACGAGGAGGTGGCGGCCTACCCGGTGCCCGCGGACGCGCCGGGCGAGGAACCGGCGCAGCCGGTGCCGTACTTCGCGCTGCCCATGGTGATCGAACACGACGGCCGGACCTTGTCGTTCGTGTCGTCGATCTCCACGTTCAACACGCCCATGGACGTCACGGTCGCCGAACTCGCCATCGAGACGTTCCTGCCCGCGGACCCGGCGACGACCAAGTACCTGCACACACTGGCCGGTTGA
- a CDS encoding ADP-ribosylglycohydrolase family protein: MNQPWKPSWEAAAVYRARVRGCLLGGALGDALGYPVEFSSLDRIRASHGERGVTGLVPGGHGVVGRISDDTQMTLFTVEALVQAHAREREKGIGGGWALLLRRAYERWLQTQSRSGPEEAAPPPSGAPEGGLITEAWLYARRAPGNACLSGVAQMYAPDPLLPLVGEPGQVNPDSKGCGAVMRSAPFGLVCPAEAAFAMAARGAQITHGHPTGYYAAGALAAIVAHLVAGESLEGAVLRTLRLLELHPGHEETTTALRGALDLAARGAPTAEKAESLGAGWVAEEALALGVYCALAESRVKDALLLSVNHSGDSDSTGSICGNLLGARHGDVGLPHAWVERVEGRARIAALADDLAAERVRG, translated from the coding sequence ATGAACCAGCCGTGGAAGCCGTCCTGGGAGGCCGCGGCCGTGTACCGGGCCAGGGTCCGCGGCTGTCTGCTCGGCGGGGCCCTCGGCGACGCCCTCGGGTACCCCGTCGAGTTCTCCTCCCTCGACCGGATCCGCGCCTCGCACGGCGAGCGCGGGGTGACCGGCCTCGTGCCCGGCGGGCACGGGGTGGTGGGCCGGATCAGCGACGACACCCAGATGACCCTGTTCACCGTCGAGGCTCTCGTCCAGGCCCACGCACGGGAGCGGGAGAAGGGGATCGGCGGCGGCTGGGCGCTGCTGCTGCGCCGGGCCTACGAACGCTGGCTCCAGACCCAGTCCCGGTCCGGCCCCGAGGAGGCCGCACCGCCGCCGAGCGGCGCACCCGAGGGCGGCCTGATCACCGAGGCCTGGCTCTACGCCCGCCGCGCTCCCGGCAACGCCTGCCTCTCCGGAGTCGCCCAGATGTACGCCCCTGACCCCCTGCTCCCGCTCGTCGGCGAGCCGGGGCAGGTCAACCCCGACTCCAAGGGCTGCGGCGCGGTGATGCGCTCGGCGCCCTTCGGCCTCGTGTGCCCCGCCGAGGCGGCCTTCGCCATGGCCGCCCGCGGTGCCCAGATCACCCACGGCCACCCCACCGGCTACTACGCGGCGGGCGCGCTGGCCGCGATCGTGGCACACCTCGTCGCCGGGGAGTCCCTGGAGGGTGCGGTGCTGCGCACGCTGCGGCTGCTGGAGCTCCACCCCGGGCACGAGGAGACCACGACCGCGCTGCGCGGAGCCCTCGACCTGGCCGCCCGGGGAGCGCCGACCGCCGAGAAGGCGGAATCCCTCGGCGCGGGCTGGGTCGCCGAGGAGGCCCTCGCCCTCGGCGTCTACTGCGCCCTGGCCGAGTCCCGGGTCAAGGACGCCCTGCTGCTGTCCGTCAACCACTCGGGTGACAGCGACTCCACGGGCTCGATCTGCGGCAACCTGCTCGGCGCCCGGCACGGTGACGTCGGTCTGCCGCACGCCTGGGTGGAGCGGGTGGAGGGCCGCGCCCGGATCGCCGCGCTGGCCGACGACCTCGCGGCGGAGCGCGTACGCGGCTGA
- a CDS encoding 4a-hydroxytetrahydrobiopterin dehydratase — translation MAVEPLSQKEIEDRLAELPGWQLEGDRLTRTFRLDSHFAAAALVVHIARIQDELDHHSDLTLGYHTVFLSVNTHSAGGAVTEKDFALARRVEDIAPGHRPH, via the coding sequence ATGGCCGTCGAACCGCTGTCGCAGAAGGAGATCGAGGACCGGCTGGCCGAGCTGCCGGGCTGGCAGCTGGAGGGGGACCGCCTCACCCGCACCTTCCGCCTCGACTCGCACTTCGCAGCGGCGGCGCTCGTCGTGCACATCGCGCGGATCCAGGACGAGCTGGACCACCACTCCGACCTCACCCTCGGCTACCACACCGTCTTCCTCAGCGTGAACACACACAGCGCGGGCGGCGCGGTCACCGAGAAGGACTTCGCGCTCGCCCGCAGGGTGGAGGACATCGCCCCAGGTCACCGCCCACACTGA
- a CDS encoding class I SAM-dependent methyltransferase, with amino-acid sequence MLDYDEEADGYDVSRGGEARAEAAARAVLGLIPDRPGRLLDAACGTGIVTRRLAAARPALRVTGADLAVGMARRAAARLPGAILRADGRRLPFADATFDAVTSIWLLHLLSDAAEVRAVIAECARVLRPGGVYVTTVDKAAAHDVGSDIDAVLAPRPRRPAQDTADDVTAHAARQGLTPCGQATFPGVGQGRSPRVTIADLGRGWFTLLQPGDPRTGEFTEGLARLPDQDRRRPDPVFRVRAFRKPDA; translated from the coding sequence GTGCTCGATTACGACGAGGAAGCCGACGGCTACGACGTCTCCCGCGGCGGCGAGGCCCGCGCCGAAGCAGCCGCCCGGGCCGTCCTGGGACTGATCCCCGACCGGCCGGGCCGGCTCCTCGACGCGGCCTGCGGCACCGGGATCGTCACCCGGCGCCTCGCCGCGGCCCGGCCCGCACTGCGCGTGACCGGCGCGGACCTCGCCGTCGGCATGGCACGCCGGGCCGCGGCCCGCCTGCCCGGAGCGATCCTGCGGGCCGACGGCCGCCGACTGCCCTTCGCCGACGCCACCTTCGACGCGGTCACCAGCATCTGGCTGCTGCACCTGCTCTCCGACGCCGCCGAGGTGCGGGCCGTGATCGCCGAGTGCGCCCGCGTCCTGCGGCCCGGCGGGGTCTACGTCACCACCGTCGACAAGGCCGCGGCGCACGACGTCGGCAGCGACATCGACGCCGTCCTCGCCCCGCGCCCGCGCCGCCCCGCCCAGGACACCGCGGACGACGTCACCGCACACGCCGCCCGGCAGGGGCTGACCCCGTGCGGGCAGGCCACGTTCCCGGGCGTGGGCCAAGGCCGCAGCCCCCGCGTCACCATCGCCGACCTGGGACGTGGCTGGTTCACCCTGCTGCAGCCGGGCGATCCGCGCACCGGGGAGTTCACCGAAGGCCTCGCCCGCCTGCCGGACCAGGACCGACGGCGCCCCGACCCGGTCTTCCGGGTACGTGCCTTCAGGAAGCCGGATGCCTGA
- a CDS encoding response regulator, with amino-acid sequence MTETRTFTAEHPIRVFLLDDHEVVRRGLTDLLDAEPDITVVGDADTAEHALVRGPALRPHVAVLDVRLPDGDGISVCRELRDRMPELACLMLTSFDDEDALLDAIMAGASGYVLKQIKGSDLVSAVRTIASGQSMLDPATTARLMRSLRADPDGTPSLPPELASLSPRERDILALIGDGLTNREIGKKLYLSEKTVKNHISRLLAKLGVQRRVQAAVLASHLDQRGAGDHFAH; translated from the coding sequence ATGACCGAGACACGCACCTTCACGGCGGAGCATCCGATCCGTGTGTTCCTGCTGGACGACCACGAGGTCGTACGACGCGGCCTCACCGACCTGCTCGACGCCGAACCGGACATCACCGTGGTGGGCGACGCCGACACCGCCGAACACGCCCTCGTCCGCGGCCCCGCCCTGCGCCCGCACGTGGCCGTGCTCGACGTGCGCCTGCCCGACGGCGACGGCATCTCGGTCTGCCGGGAACTGCGCGACCGGATGCCGGAGCTCGCGTGTCTGATGCTGACGTCGTTCGACGACGAGGACGCCCTGCTCGACGCGATCATGGCCGGAGCCTCGGGATACGTCCTGAAGCAGATCAAGGGCTCCGACCTGGTGTCGGCGGTGCGGACCATCGCCTCGGGCCAGTCGATGCTGGACCCCGCGACGACGGCCCGGCTCATGCGGTCGCTGCGGGCGGACCCGGACGGGACACCGTCGCTGCCGCCCGAGCTGGCGAGTCTGTCGCCCCGGGAGCGGGACATCCTCGCCCTGATCGGCGACGGGCTGACCAACCGCGAGATCGGCAAGAAGCTGTACCTGTCGGAGAAGACCGTCAAGAACCACATCTCGCGGCTGCTGGCCAAGCTGGGGGTGCAGCGCCGGGTCCAGGCGGCGGTCCTCGCCTCCCACCTCGACCAGCGGGGGGCCGGGGACCACTTCGCACACTGA
- a CDS encoding CBS domain-containing protein produces MYATAHIVSDVMTRTVAFVGRRASFKVIVQMMQDREVSALPVLEGEGRVVGVVSEADLLPTEEFRDSPEEGCALLRRPADVAKAGAVTAGDLMSSPAITVRANATLAEAARIMAREKVKRLPVVDEAGLLEGIISRADLLKVFLRGDDDIAEEIRREIVPYLFPLPSSAIRVEVHDGVATLTGRVRDTALVPVAARLVRAVEGVVDVEFDLTRAVVR; encoded by the coding sequence ATGTACGCCACCGCGCACATCGTCAGCGATGTCATGACCCGAACGGTCGCCTTCGTGGGCCGGCGGGCCTCCTTCAAGGTGATCGTGCAGATGATGCAGGACCGGGAGGTCAGCGCCCTGCCCGTGCTCGAAGGCGAGGGGCGGGTCGTCGGCGTGGTCTCCGAGGCCGACCTGCTGCCCACGGAGGAGTTCCGGGACAGCCCTGAGGAGGGCTGCGCGCTGCTGCGCCGGCCCGCCGACGTGGCGAAGGCGGGCGCGGTCACCGCGGGCGACCTGATGTCCTCTCCCGCGATCACCGTCCGGGCGAACGCCACCCTGGCGGAGGCCGCGCGGATCATGGCCCGCGAGAAGGTCAAGCGGCTGCCCGTGGTCGACGAAGCGGGGCTGCTGGAAGGCATCATCAGCCGCGCCGACCTGCTCAAGGTCTTCCTGCGCGGCGACGATGACATCGCCGAGGAGATCCGGCGTGAGATCGTGCCGTACCTGTTCCCGCTGCCGTCCTCGGCCATCCGCGTGGAGGTGCACGACGGGGTCGCCACCCTGACCGGCAGGGTCCGCGACACCGCCCTGGTTCCCGTGGCCGCGCGACTGGTGCGGGCCGTCGAGGGCGTGGTGGACGTGGAGTTCGACCTCACCCGGGCGGTGGTGCGCTAG
- a CDS encoding SulP family inorganic anion transporter, with amino-acid sequence MAEGSGRRIRGRPFPAPGLGAFSVRRRGLRVDLIAGVTVAAYLVPQVMAYAGVAGLPPVAGLWAILPALALYALFGSSPLLSVGPESTTALMTATVVGPLAAGDPGRYASLAAALAVTVGLLCLVARAVRLGFLADLLSRPVLVGYLAGVALIMAVDQLPRLTGVRTNGTEFFPQLWSFVRDLPHADPATVILSAAVLLFLFAVARLFPALPGPLLAVVLSTAAVVAFDLDGRYGIAVIGPVPSGLPDLALPDLGASPRLVLPALGVLLVAYTDFILTARAFADRTGTTTPLDPDREFLALGAANLGAGVVHGFPVSSSASRTALAASAGARSQAYSLVAGAVVLAVLLFLSPLLTRTPAAVLGALVVYAAVRMVDVPGFRRLASFRRRELFLALGCLAGVLALDILYGVLVAVGLSVAELLTRVARPHDAVEGLVPGLAGMHDVDDYPQAHTVPGLLVYRYDSPLFFANAEDFRRRALAAVDEQPEPVRWFVLNTEANVEVDITALDAVDDLRRELTGRGIVFALARVKQDLLDDLEAYGLADSVGADHIFPTLPTTVAAYRAWCRGR; translated from the coding sequence ATGGCCGAAGGCTCGGGCAGACGGATCCGGGGGAGGCCGTTCCCGGCGCCCGGGCTCGGCGCCTTCTCCGTCCGCCGACGCGGCCTCCGGGTCGACCTGATCGCCGGTGTGACGGTGGCCGCGTACCTCGTGCCGCAGGTCATGGCGTACGCGGGCGTGGCCGGTCTGCCGCCCGTCGCCGGGCTCTGGGCGATCCTTCCGGCCCTTGCCCTGTACGCGCTGTTCGGTTCCTCGCCGCTGCTCTCGGTCGGCCCTGAGTCCACGACGGCCCTGATGACGGCCACGGTGGTCGGCCCGCTGGCCGCCGGCGACCCCGGGCGCTACGCGTCGCTCGCCGCCGCCCTGGCCGTCACGGTCGGGCTGCTGTGCCTGGTGGCCCGGGCGGTCCGGCTGGGCTTTCTCGCGGATCTGCTCTCCCGGCCGGTCCTGGTCGGCTATCTCGCGGGCGTGGCGCTGATCATGGCGGTGGACCAGCTGCCCCGGCTCACCGGTGTGCGGACGAACGGCACGGAGTTCTTCCCCCAGCTGTGGTCCTTCGTCCGGGATCTGCCGCACGCCGACCCGGCGACGGTGATCCTCTCCGCCGCCGTACTGCTGTTCCTGTTCGCCGTCGCACGCTTGTTCCCGGCCCTTCCCGGGCCGCTGCTCGCCGTGGTCCTGTCCACGGCGGCCGTGGTGGCCTTCGACCTCGACGGCCGGTACGGCATCGCGGTGATCGGCCCGGTGCCCTCCGGCCTTCCGGACCTGGCGCTGCCCGACCTGGGCGCGTCGCCGCGCCTGGTGCTGCCCGCGCTCGGTGTGCTGCTCGTCGCCTACACCGACTTCATCCTCACCGCGCGGGCCTTCGCCGACCGCACCGGCACGACGACACCGCTCGACCCCGACCGGGAGTTCCTCGCCCTGGGCGCCGCCAACCTGGGCGCCGGAGTGGTCCACGGCTTCCCCGTCAGCAGCAGCGCCAGCCGCACGGCGCTCGCGGCCTCCGCGGGCGCCCGCAGCCAGGCGTACTCACTGGTCGCGGGCGCGGTCGTGCTGGCCGTTCTGCTGTTCCTCAGCCCGCTGCTGACCCGCACGCCCGCGGCCGTGCTCGGCGCCCTCGTGGTCTACGCCGCCGTCCGCATGGTCGATGTTCCGGGCTTTCGCCGGCTCGCGTCGTTCCGGCGCCGTGAGCTGTTCCTGGCGCTGGGATGTCTGGCGGGCGTACTCGCGCTGGACATCCTGTACGGGGTGCTCGTGGCCGTCGGGCTGTCGGTGGCCGAGCTGCTGACCCGGGTGGCACGGCCGCACGACGCTGTCGAGGGACTGGTGCCCGGGCTGGCGGGCATGCACGACGTCGACGACTATCCGCAGGCACACACGGTCCCGGGACTGCTCGTGTACCGCTACGACTCGCCCCTGTTCTTCGCCAACGCGGAGGACTTCAGGCGCCGGGCACTGGCCGCGGTCGACGAACAGCCGGAGCCGGTCCGCTGGTTCGTGCTGAACACCGAGGCCAACGTGGAGGTCGACATCACCGCCCTGGACGCCGTGGACGACCTGCGCCGGGAGCTCACGGGCCGCGGCATCGTGTTCGCCCTCGCGCGGGTGAAGCAGGACCTGCTGGACGATCTCGAGGCCTACGGCCTCGCGGACTCCGTGGGCGCCGACCACATTTTCCCGACGCTGCCCACCACGGTGGCCGCGTACCGGGCCTGGTGTCGGGGCCGGTGA
- a CDS encoding universal stress protein, with product MAPNVIAGLDGSPESRAAAEWAAREALLRGLALKIVHVWEPVPDHTARVPQLGPEAHQRWVERMLCESAEGLRLRHLGLEVTGEQLPGTAADTLCEAARSAELLVLGSRGFGAMGGFVFGSVSLSVVAHVRRPVVLVRAEEQAADEHRTDPAGVPSAAAPFRPVVLGLDIDDPDHTLLEFAFDAAERRETPLRVVHSWPEPPTSLYRFSGDAELYDSLARRRAADFTDVLRPWRQKFPGVDVIEASRCGSAAQVLGSASRDASLVVVGRRIRTGPFGAHIGHVTHAALHHITVPVAVVAHG from the coding sequence ATGGCTCCCAACGTCATCGCAGGCCTCGACGGATCGCCCGAGAGCCGGGCCGCCGCCGAGTGGGCGGCGCGTGAAGCCCTGCTGCGCGGCCTGGCGCTCAAGATCGTCCATGTCTGGGAGCCGGTGCCCGATCACACGGCTCGGGTACCGCAGCTCGGCCCCGAGGCCCACCAGCGCTGGGTCGAGCGGATGCTGTGCGAGTCCGCCGAGGGCCTGCGCCTGCGCCACCTCGGTCTGGAGGTGACCGGCGAGCAGCTCCCCGGCACCGCCGCCGACACCCTGTGCGAGGCGGCGCGCTCGGCCGAGCTGCTGGTGCTGGGCTCGCGGGGCTTCGGCGCGATGGGCGGGTTCGTCTTCGGCTCGGTGAGCCTGTCCGTCGTGGCCCACGTCCGACGACCGGTCGTGCTCGTGCGGGCCGAGGAGCAGGCCGCCGACGAGCACAGGACGGACCCGGCGGGCGTGCCCAGCGCCGCGGCACCCTTCCGGCCCGTGGTGCTCGGCCTGGACATCGATGATCCGGACCACACCCTCCTGGAGTTCGCCTTCGACGCCGCCGAGCGGCGGGAAACGCCCCTGCGCGTCGTGCACAGCTGGCCCGAGCCGCCCACCTCCCTCTACCGCTTCTCCGGAGACGCGGAACTCTACGACTCTCTCGCGCGCCGGCGGGCCGCCGACTTCACCGATGTCCTGCGTCCCTGGCGGCAGAAGTTCCCCGGTGTCGACGTGATCGAGGCGAGCCGGTGCGGCAGCGCCGCGCAGGTCCTCGGCAGCGCCTCGCGCGACGCGTCACTGGTCGTCGTCGGCCGGCGCATCCGCACCGGCCCCTTCGGCGCGCACATCGGCCATGTCACCCACGCCGCACTGCACCACATCACCGTCCCCGTGGCCGTCGTCGCGCACGGCTGA
- a CDS encoding putative PEP-binding protein: protein MLRGICNRTRSPLEGSILVAPGLDAGLYDAIVTARAVVCSSGGLTGHMQSLCRGRGIPVLRVDQADLADVVGEVTLDLESQSVVIGAHARTGASGPWAAAPSLDALGSACAVIADLRDIHTINACGPDAQRVDCFFIREEFLCLAAALRPLDSLHGGPAGIEVYGQAVADRLCAFADALLPGQRLVLRLLDLRSDHAAGVTELAPVAVEPNPELGLHGARWLLGSAAYRDALRAMLASLRKRLGEDARRVHLSVPFLNDEREFTRLRTHLEVPSDIPLSAFVETPAAVHATAAICAAGASELFVGTKDLVQFYLAADRTNHLVADSYQPRHPAVLDGVRRVVESARAAGTPVRVFALGADLAHYLHRLPTPDGYMMCTAELRQVLLQGRP from the coding sequence GTGCTACGAGGCATCTGCAATCGCACCAGAAGTCCACTTGAGGGATCCATCCTCGTCGCCCCTGGTCTTGACGCGGGTCTTTACGACGCGATCGTGACGGCGCGGGCGGTCGTCTGCAGTTCGGGCGGACTGACCGGCCATATGCAGTCCCTCTGCCGCGGGAGGGGAATTCCCGTGCTCCGCGTCGACCAGGCCGATCTCGCCGACGTGGTCGGCGAGGTGACGCTGGACCTGGAGAGCCAGTCGGTCGTCATCGGGGCCCATGCGAGGACCGGGGCTTCGGGGCCGTGGGCCGCGGCCCCGTCGCTGGACGCTCTCGGCTCGGCGTGTGCGGTCATCGCGGACCTGCGGGACATCCACACGATCAACGCGTGCGGGCCCGACGCTCAGCGGGTCGACTGCTTCTTCATCCGGGAGGAGTTCCTCTGCCTGGCCGCGGCCCTGCGTCCGCTGGACTCCCTGCACGGCGGCCCGGCCGGCATCGAGGTCTACGGGCAGGCCGTCGCGGACCGGCTGTGCGCGTTCGCCGACGCGCTCCTGCCCGGCCAGCGACTGGTGCTGAGGCTGCTCGACCTCCGCTCCGACCACGCGGCCGGCGTCACCGAGCTGGCCCCGGTGGCGGTCGAACCGAACCCCGAGCTCGGCCTGCACGGCGCTCGCTGGCTGCTGGGTTCGGCCGCCTACCGGGACGCGCTGCGGGCCATGCTCGCCTCCCTGCGCAAGCGGCTCGGTGAGGATGCGCGCCGCGTGCACCTCTCGGTTCCGTTTCTCAACGACGAGAGGGAGTTCACCCGGCTCAGGACGCACCTCGAGGTGCCGTCGGACATTCCCTTGTCCGCGTTCGTCGAGACGCCCGCGGCGGTGCACGCCACCGCGGCGATCTGCGCCGCGGGCGCGAGCGAACTGTTCGTCGGCACGAAGGACCTGGTGCAGTTCTACCTGGCCGCGGACCGGACCAATCACCTGGTGGCCGATTCCTACCAGCCCCGGCACCCCGCCGTCCTGGACGGAGTGCGCAGGGTGGTGGAGTCCGCGCGTGCCGCGGGTACCCCGGTGAGGGTGTTCGCGTTGGGTGCGGATCTCGCCCACTACCTGCACCGCCTGCCGACGCCGGACGGCTACATGATGTGCACCGCCGAACTCCGGCAGGTGCTCCTCCAGGGGCGGCCCTGA